One window from the genome of Cardiocondyla obscurior isolate alpha-2009 linkage group LG04, Cobs3.1, whole genome shotgun sequence encodes:
- the LOC139101931 gene encoding kinesin-like protein KIF12 isoform X1, with the protein MVLVKNPSPTRGPSPQRENGKNGRSRVRKGGGRGSRGNSPGEQTGSRGSSPGKSGGSDTKGKGKNTLLHSRGNEVGSIERLIDGDKRIIATKHLLPENNINVVVRVRPLSSKEIKSGDEMVVQFPGDGQIYCDVVTSSGDKKPKVFSYNVVFEPNATQEDILQYSGIKNLIEMAVEGFSCTAFCYGQTGSGKTHTLTGPPRLFEKTDPYSEDHGLVFRSFVYLFKVLQQHEKCNFVLKASFLEIYNEKVIDLLNPGTSRKTLAVRWSKKTRGFFVENLFTVECEELDDLLAVLEEGLRNRSMGTHNMNEYSSRSHSILTVYITSEQAMENGVFISKQGKINFVDLAGSEMTKKTQSEGKTLEEANNINKSLMVLGYCISSLSDGKRKGGHIPYRDSKLTKLLADSLAGNGVTLMIACVSPARSNANETLNTLRYAARAKKISTKPIIVMDPREALILSLKREVGALQTENDHLRMALHLSNETQNANRSESKTERLIPITPPPVDFDKLAEMESSELSQLIHAYITENEALRRENAELYATRDQVIRDQELVCRENERLLKKLEDVNSVCCRSPIIPARPSYSAELLNDNNEDVPGATNVWTNPNAAPSPVYSFTSKHTLGSGLYRSDYTTSSMPEKVLKELDKRRIVGSYNNIAETYKDKSSHRRHNSWDNSNRPMISPEQRISPMDINHQGQRTTLRRTSTVPEEGKPPPSRSRSSDLPAADGFVPASNANANATATAATNVATEMQSNGSPDSILSGPLEEGGTSAPDSADSVAPTVPFPPISHSPSSYVTPESEPRDRKSRSSGKDRRNAGEGVKDEHRAFGSPVPVDDDDGQF; encoded by the exons ATGGTGCTGGTGAAAAATCCATCTCCGACACGCGGCCCGAGCCCCCAACGAGAAAATGGGAAGAACGGAAGGTCGAGGGTACGAAAAGGCGGAGGACGGGGTTCACGAGGGAACAGTCCTGGCGAGCAAACTGGTTCTCGAGGAAGTAGTCCAGGAAAGAGCGGTGGTTCCGACACCAAGGGAAAGGGAAAAAACACGCTATTGCACTCACGGGGTAACGA GGTCGGCAGCATCGAGAGATTAATCGACGGTGATAAACGTATAATTGCGACCAAGCATCTACTTCCAGAAAACAATATAAATGTCGTCGTCAG GGTACGTCCGCTCAGcagcaaagaaattaaatccggTGACGAAATGGTCGTGCAGTTTCCCGGCGATGGACAAATATAC TGCGACGTGGTCACGAGCAGCGGCGACAAAAAGCCTAAAGTATTCTCGTACAATGTCGTTTTCGAGCCAAATGCCACGCAGGAGGACATCCTGCAGTACTCCGGTATTAAGAACCTTATCGAAATGGCGGTGGAAGGCTTCAGCTGCACCGCGTTTTGTTACGGACAGACCGGAAGTGGCAAAACGCATACTCTGACTGGACCTCCGAGGCTT TTCGAAAAAACGGATCCGTACTCGGAGGACCATGGTCTGGTCTTCCGTTCCTTCGTCTACCTATTTAAAGTCCTTCAACAACACGAGAAATGCAACTTTGTACTAAAGGCTTCCTTTCTGGAAATCTATAATGAGAAG gtGATAGATCTTTTAAATCCCGGCACTTCAAGGAAAACCTTGGCAGTACGATGGAGTAAAAAGACACGCGGATTCTTCGTCGAGAATCTGTTCACGGTGGAATGTGAAGAACTGGATGATCTTCTGGCTGTACTCGAAGAAG GACTGAGAAATAGATCAATGGGTACGCACAATATGAACGAATACTCCAGCAGAAGCCATTCAATTTTGACTGTATATATAACATCTGAACAAGCG ATGGAGAACGGTGTGTTTATCTCAAAAcaagggaaaattaattttgtggaTCTTGCCGGAAGCGAAATGACCAAGAAAACACAGAGCGAGGGTAAAACGTTGGAAGAAGCAAACAATATTAACAAGAGCCTCATGGTATTAG GATACTGCATTTCTTCCTTGAGCGATGGAAAACGAAAAGGTGGCCACATTCCTTATCGGGATAGTAAACTGACGAAGCTTCTGGCCGACAGTCTTGCCGGAAATGGTGTCACGTTAATG ATCGCCTGTGTTTCGCCGGCTCGTTCGAATGCCAACGAAACATTAAACACCTTGAGATACGCCGCGAGAGCCAAAAAGATTTCCACGAAGCCTATCATAGTGATG gATCCACGTGAGGCTCTGATTCTCAGTTTGAAGCGCGAGGTTGGAGCCCTTCAGACCGAAAATGATCACTTGAGGATGGCTCTTCATCTAAGTAACGAGACTCAAAATGCGAACCGTAGCGAATCAAAAA CTGAAAGACTGATTCCTATAACACCGCCGCCGGTGGATTTCGACAAGTTGGCTGAGATGGAGAGCTCGGAGCTCAGCCAGCTGATCCACGCGTACATCACCGAGAACGAGGCGTTACGGCGCGAGAACGCGGAGCTCTACGCCACGCGGGATCAAGTGATACGAGATCAGGAACTCGTTTgccgagaaaacgagagactGCTCAAAAAACTCGAGGACGTGAACTC GGTATGTTGCCGATCGCCTATAATACCAGCAAGACCCTCATATTCAGCGGAATTGTTAAATGATAACAATGAAGACGTACCTGGTGCAACCAATGTCTGGACGAATCCGAACGCTGCTCCTAGTCCGGTGTACTCCTTTACTTCAAAG cataCGCTCGGTAGCGGACTATATAGATCGGACTATACAACTAGTAGCATGCCAGAAAAAGTATTGAAAGAGCTTGACAAACGTAGAATCGTTGGCAGTTACAACAATATTGCCGAAACGTACAAAGACAAGAGCAGTCACCGCCGACATAATTCGTGGGACAATAGCAATCGGCCTATGATCAGTCCAGAACAAAGAATCTCACCAATGGATATAAATCA TCAGGGTCAAAGGACGACCTTACGGCGCACCTCGACGGTTCCTGAGGAGGGTAAGCCTCCGCCGTCGAGATCGAGGTCGAGCGACCTGCCGGCTGCAGACGGCTTCGTCCCAGCCTCCAACGCCAACGCCAACGCTACCGCCACGGCCGCTACCAATGTCGCTACCGAGATGCAATCTAACGGGTCACCCGACTCGATTCTGAGCGGTCCTCTCGAGGAGGGTGGCACGTCTGCCCCCGACTCCGCGGATTCGGTCGCCCCTACCGTTCCCTTCCCGCCGATATCGCACTCACCTTCGTCTTACGTGACGCCGGAATCAGAGCCGCGGGATCGGAAGTCGCGGTCCAGTGGGAAGGACAGAAGAAACGCCGGGGAAGGAGTCAAGGATGAACATCGGGCGTTCGGAAGTCCGGTCCctgtcgacgacgacgacggacAGTTTTGA
- the LOC139101931 gene encoding kinesin-like protein KIF12 isoform X2 — protein sequence MVLVKNPSPTRGPSPQRENGKNGRSRVRKGGGRGSRGNSPGEQTGSRGSSPGKSGGSDTKGKGKNTLLHSRGNEVGSIERLIDGDKRIIATKHLLPENNINVVVRVRPLSSKEIKSGDEMVVQFPGDGQIYCDVVTSSGDKKPKVFSYNVVFEPNATQEDILQYSGIKNLIEMAVEGFSCTAFCYGQTGSGKTHTLTGPPRLFEKTDPYSEDHGLVFRSFVYLFKVLQQHEKCNFVLKASFLEIYNEKVIDLLNPGTSRKTLAVRWSKKTRGFFVENLFTVECEELDDLLAVLEEGLRNRSMGTHNMNEYSSRSHSILTVYITSEQAMENGVFISKQGKINFVDLAGSEMTKKTQSEGKTLEEANNINKSLMVLGYCISSLSDGKRKGGHIPYRDSKLTKLLADSLAGNGVTLMIACVSPARSNANETLNTLRYAARAKKISTKPIIVMDPREALILSLKREVGALQTENDHLRMALHLSNETQNANRSESKTERLIPITPPPVDFDKLAEMESSELSQLIHAYITENEALRRENAELYATRDQVIRDQELVCRENERLLKKLEDVNSVCCRSPIIPARPSYSAELLNDNNEDVPGATNVWTNPNAAPSPVYSFTSKHTLGSGLYRSDYTTSSMPEKVLKELDKRRIVGSYNNIAETYKDKSSHRRHNSWDNSNRPMISPEQRISPMDINQHIR from the exons ATGGTGCTGGTGAAAAATCCATCTCCGACACGCGGCCCGAGCCCCCAACGAGAAAATGGGAAGAACGGAAGGTCGAGGGTACGAAAAGGCGGAGGACGGGGTTCACGAGGGAACAGTCCTGGCGAGCAAACTGGTTCTCGAGGAAGTAGTCCAGGAAAGAGCGGTGGTTCCGACACCAAGGGAAAGGGAAAAAACACGCTATTGCACTCACGGGGTAACGA GGTCGGCAGCATCGAGAGATTAATCGACGGTGATAAACGTATAATTGCGACCAAGCATCTACTTCCAGAAAACAATATAAATGTCGTCGTCAG GGTACGTCCGCTCAGcagcaaagaaattaaatccggTGACGAAATGGTCGTGCAGTTTCCCGGCGATGGACAAATATAC TGCGACGTGGTCACGAGCAGCGGCGACAAAAAGCCTAAAGTATTCTCGTACAATGTCGTTTTCGAGCCAAATGCCACGCAGGAGGACATCCTGCAGTACTCCGGTATTAAGAACCTTATCGAAATGGCGGTGGAAGGCTTCAGCTGCACCGCGTTTTGTTACGGACAGACCGGAAGTGGCAAAACGCATACTCTGACTGGACCTCCGAGGCTT TTCGAAAAAACGGATCCGTACTCGGAGGACCATGGTCTGGTCTTCCGTTCCTTCGTCTACCTATTTAAAGTCCTTCAACAACACGAGAAATGCAACTTTGTACTAAAGGCTTCCTTTCTGGAAATCTATAATGAGAAG gtGATAGATCTTTTAAATCCCGGCACTTCAAGGAAAACCTTGGCAGTACGATGGAGTAAAAAGACACGCGGATTCTTCGTCGAGAATCTGTTCACGGTGGAATGTGAAGAACTGGATGATCTTCTGGCTGTACTCGAAGAAG GACTGAGAAATAGATCAATGGGTACGCACAATATGAACGAATACTCCAGCAGAAGCCATTCAATTTTGACTGTATATATAACATCTGAACAAGCG ATGGAGAACGGTGTGTTTATCTCAAAAcaagggaaaattaattttgtggaTCTTGCCGGAAGCGAAATGACCAAGAAAACACAGAGCGAGGGTAAAACGTTGGAAGAAGCAAACAATATTAACAAGAGCCTCATGGTATTAG GATACTGCATTTCTTCCTTGAGCGATGGAAAACGAAAAGGTGGCCACATTCCTTATCGGGATAGTAAACTGACGAAGCTTCTGGCCGACAGTCTTGCCGGAAATGGTGTCACGTTAATG ATCGCCTGTGTTTCGCCGGCTCGTTCGAATGCCAACGAAACATTAAACACCTTGAGATACGCCGCGAGAGCCAAAAAGATTTCCACGAAGCCTATCATAGTGATG gATCCACGTGAGGCTCTGATTCTCAGTTTGAAGCGCGAGGTTGGAGCCCTTCAGACCGAAAATGATCACTTGAGGATGGCTCTTCATCTAAGTAACGAGACTCAAAATGCGAACCGTAGCGAATCAAAAA CTGAAAGACTGATTCCTATAACACCGCCGCCGGTGGATTTCGACAAGTTGGCTGAGATGGAGAGCTCGGAGCTCAGCCAGCTGATCCACGCGTACATCACCGAGAACGAGGCGTTACGGCGCGAGAACGCGGAGCTCTACGCCACGCGGGATCAAGTGATACGAGATCAGGAACTCGTTTgccgagaaaacgagagactGCTCAAAAAACTCGAGGACGTGAACTC GGTATGTTGCCGATCGCCTATAATACCAGCAAGACCCTCATATTCAGCGGAATTGTTAAATGATAACAATGAAGACGTACCTGGTGCAACCAATGTCTGGACGAATCCGAACGCTGCTCCTAGTCCGGTGTACTCCTTTACTTCAAAG cataCGCTCGGTAGCGGACTATATAGATCGGACTATACAACTAGTAGCATGCCAGAAAAAGTATTGAAAGAGCTTGACAAACGTAGAATCGTTGGCAGTTACAACAATATTGCCGAAACGTACAAAGACAAGAGCAGTCACCGCCGACATAATTCGTGGGACAATAGCAATCGGCCTATGATCAGTCCAGAACAAAGAATCTCACCAATGGATATAAATCA GCACATACGGTGA